In Mycobacterium tuberculosis H37Rv, a single window of DNA contains:
- a CDS encoding RNA-splicing ligase RtcB, with translation MQVVNVATLPGIVRASYAMPDVHWGYGFPIGGVAATDVDNDGVVSPGGVGFDISCGVRLLVGEGLDREELQPRLPAVMDRLDRAIPRGVGTAGVWRLPDRNTLQEVLTGGARFAVEQGHGVALDLERCEDGGVMTGADAAKISDRALQRGLGQIGSLGSGNHFLEVQAVDRVYDPVAAAPMGLAEGTVCVMIHTGSRGLGHQICTDHVRQMEQAMGRYGIAVPDRQLACVPVHSPDGQAYLAAMAAAANYGRANRQLLTEATRRVFADATGTPLDLLYDVSHNLAKIETHPIDGQLRSVCVHRKGATRSLPPHHHELPAELAAVGQPVLIPGTMGTASYVLAGVTGNPAFFSTAHGAGRVLSRHQAARHTSGEAIRASLAKRGIIVRGTSRRGIAEEKPEAYKDVDEVIEASHQSGLARKVARLVPLGCVKG, from the coding sequence ATGCAAGTGGTCAACGTGGCTACGCTGCCGGGGATTGTCCGGGCCTCGTATGCGATGCCCGATGTGCACTGGGGATATGGTTTCCCAATCGGCGGCGTGGCCGCAACCGACGTCGACAATGATGGAGTCGTTTCCCCAGGCGGTGTCGGCTTCGATATTTCGTGCGGCGTAAGACTCTTGGTCGGCGAAGGGCTGGACCGCGAGGAGCTGCAACCACGGTTGCCGGCGGTCATGGACCGGCTTGATCGCGCGATACCGCGCGGAGTGGGCACGGCGGGTGTGTGGCGACTACCCGACCGGAACACGCTGCAGGAGGTGCTCACCGGTGGTGCCCGGTTTGCGGTGGAACAGGGGCATGGCGTCGCGCTAGACCTCGAGCGGTGCGAAGACGGCGGTGTGATGACAGGAGCGGACGCGGCCAAAATCAGTGACCGGGCCCTCCAACGCGGGCTTGGGCAGATCGGCAGCCTTGGCTCGGGCAACCACTTCCTGGAAGTCCAGGCCGTGGACCGCGTCTACGATCCGGTTGCGGCCGCGCCGATGGGTCTGGCGGAAGGGACCGTCTGCGTGATGATCCACACCGGCTCACGGGGCCTGGGCCATCAGATCTGCACGGATCACGTCCGCCAGATGGAACAAGCCATGGGCCGATACGGAATCGCGGTGCCCGATCGCCAATTGGCTTGTGTGCCGGTGCACTCCCCCGATGGGCAGGCCTATCTCGCCGCGATGGCGGCGGCGGCCAACTACGGACGCGCCAACCGCCAACTGCTGACCGAGGCGACGCGTCGTGTGTTCGCTGATGCAACCGGAACACCTCTGGACCTGCTCTACGACGTGTCGCACAACCTGGCCAAGATCGAGACGCATCCGATCGACGGTCAGCTGCGCTCGGTGTGCGTGCACCGCAAGGGCGCCACCCGCTCGCTGCCGCCGCACCATCACGAGCTGCCGGCCGAACTGGCAGCGGTCGGCCAACCCGTGCTGATACCCGGGACGATGGGTACGGCGTCATATGTGCTTGCCGGGGTCACCGGCAACCCGGCGTTCTTTTCCACCGCGCATGGTGCTGGGCGGGTACTGAGCCGTCACCAGGCCGCCCGCCACACCAGCGGTGAAGCGATACGCGCCAGCCTCGCAAAACGTGGCATCATCGTCCGCGGTACCTCTCGTAGGGGTATCGCCGAGGAAAAGCCGGAGGCCTACAAAGACGTCGACGAGGTCATCGAAGCCAGCCATCAGAGTGGCCTCGCGCGCAAAGTGGCTCGCCTTGTTCCCTTGGGCTGTGTCAAAGGATGA